The genomic stretch GTATTTACCTTTGAATATGGTCTCACCTGGCAGAAAAGTGAAACTAGTTGCAGTAAGAGGTGGTCAGGGTATAAGAAGAAGGCTTAATGATATGGGGTTAAGTATAGGGGCGGAATTTAGAATTATACACTCCCACTTTTTCGGGCCATGTATTATTGCTGTAGATAATACAAGATTGATTCTTGGCCGTGGAATGTCTCATAAGATATTGGTAGAAGATACATCTTAAATTTTTTTATGTATAAAGTTAGATAGATACAACATAGTTATATATATAAAACAAAGAGGAGGAATAAAGAATGCAAAAGAAGCTAACTATTGCTTTAGCGGGTAATCCCAATTCAGGGAAAACCACTGTGTTTAACAATCTGACAGGAGCACGCCAGCATGTAGGCAATTATCCGGGCGTAACTGTTGAAAAGAAAGAAGGGACTTTAAAGTATAAGGATTACTCAATAAACATAGTTGATTTGCCGGGAACGTACAGTTTGACAGCCTATTCAATTGATGAAATTGTTACACGTAATTTTGTGATAGAAGAAAAACCGGATGTAGTAATTGATGTTATTGATACTTCCAATCTTGAGAGAAATCTGTATTTAGCCACACAGTTTATGGAGTTGGGCGTTCCTTTAATCCTTGCTTTAAACATGTCTGATGTAGCAAAAAAGCAGGGAACAAAGATAGATAAAAACAGGTTAGCTGAGCTTTTAGACGTTCCTATTGTTTCTACTGTAGCTACTAAAAAAATTGGCATGAAAGAATTACTTGATGAGATAGTGAGTCTTGTTGAAGCCAGAACTGAACCAGAAAAAACAATTGTGCATTATGGGAAGGAGATTCGGGAGGAGCTAAAAAAACTGGAGGAAATTCTCAAAAAAGATAAACCTCTTGGAGAAAAATATCCTTTAAGATGGCTGGCAGTAAAGCTCTTGGAAACAGACGAGGAGATTATAAAAAAAATAGAGGAAAGTTCCTTTTCGGAGGAGATTCTAAGCGCAGTAGAAAAGAGTACTGCTCATTTAAAAAGCATCTTTAATGATGAGCCTGACGCAATAATTGCAGACAGGCGTTATGGATTTATTAGCGGTGCATGTTCTGAAGCAGTTTCAAGAAACTATGAAACACGTCATACCTCCTCTGACAGGATAGATAAGGTGCTTGTTAATCGTATCTTAGGCTTGCCTATTTTCCTTGGGTTAATGTGGTTAGTATTTAGATTTACTTTTAAAGCAAGCGAGCCTTTAATGGGCTGGATTGAGTCAGCGCAGGAATGGTTAGGAAACATGTTTGGCGGGTTTTTACCTGATGGCAGCGCAATTCGATCATTAGTGGTTGATGGAATAATCGGCGGAGTAGGAAGCGTGCTTATATTTGTGCCGATTATATTCCTGTTATTTCTGGCAATGGCTGTTTTAGAGGACTCAGGATATATGGCAAGAGCAGCTTTTATTATGGACAGGCTTATGCATAAGATTGGTTTGCATGGCCGCTCTTTTATTCCAATGCTCTTGGGTTTTGGCTGTAATCTGCCTGCAATTATGGCAACAAGAACAATAGAGGATAGGAAAGACAGACTGGTAACTATTCTGGTTAATCCTTTTATAAGCTGTGGCGCAAGACTACCTGTATATACTTTGTTTATCGGAGCATTCTTTGCTGAAAGGATAGCAGGGAATGTATTATTCTCTCTATATATTCTTGGGATGATCGTAGCTATTGTAATGGCTAAGATATTTCGCAGATTTCTGTTCAAGGGCCCAGCATCG from bacterium encodes the following:
- a CDS encoding FeoA family protein, producing MKGQYLPLNMVSPGRKVKLVAVRGGQGIRRRLNDMGLSIGAEFRIIHSHFFGPCIIAVDNTRLILGRGMSHKILVEDTS
- the feoB gene encoding ferrous iron transport protein B; translation: MQKKLTIALAGNPNSGKTTVFNNLTGARQHVGNYPGVTVEKKEGTLKYKDYSINIVDLPGTYSLTAYSIDEIVTRNFVIEEKPDVVIDVIDTSNLERNLYLATQFMELGVPLILALNMSDVAKKQGTKIDKNRLAELLDVPIVSTVATKKIGMKELLDEIVSLVEARTEPEKTIVHYGKEIREELKKLEEILKKDKPLGEKYPLRWLAVKLLETDEEIIKKIEESSFSEEILSAVEKSTAHLKSIFNDEPDAIIADRRYGFISGACSEAVSRNYETRHTSSDRIDKVLVNRILGLPIFLGLMWLVFRFTFKASEPLMGWIESAQEWLGNMFGGFLPDGSAIRSLVVDGIIGGVGSVLIFVPIIFLLFLAMAVLEDSGYMARAAFIMDRLMHKIGLHGRSFIPMLLGFGCNLPAIMATRTIEDRKDRLVTILVNPFISCGARLPVYTLFIGAFFAERIAGNVLFSLYILGMIVAIVMAKIFRRFLFKGPASPFVMELPPYRIPTVKGLFIHMWERGVVYLKKAGTVIFVGCVLIWFLSNFPWQPQYSKDYNTLIEQAQENEGLVSKLENEKAFEKMEKSYAGRLGRIISPVFKPLGFDDWKTSVGLIGGFIAKEVVVGTLGTLHSVGEADEESKTLRQALQNQKRSDGSRMYNPLVAYSFMVFVLLYMPCVAVIAVIKRETNSWRWPIFTAVYTTAVAWIVAFLIYQGGMLLGFGG